The Candidatus Hydrogenedentota bacterium genome includes a region encoding these proteins:
- the recA gene encoding recombinase RecA, whose product MAVSSEDKGKVRALEIAVSQLEKQFGRGTLVRLGDDTFREGVQVIPTGSLSLDIATGVGGFPRGRVVEIFGPESSGKTTLALHVAASAQKIGGIACYIDAEHALDPSFAQKIGVDIDNLLVSQPDTAEQALEICESLVRSNAVDVIVVDSVAALVPKAEVEGEMGDSHVGLQARLMSQALRKLTAVISRSKTLLIFINQIREKIGVMFGSPETTTGGRALKFYSSMRLDIRRIGGLKDREDNVGNRVRVKVVKNKVSAPFRQAEFDILFDEGISREGDILDMAVEDKLIMKSGAWFSYEGENLGQGRENTRQYLRAHPEIISKLHDQILTNRNLPWAANSEPEAEKQPATE is encoded by the coding sequence ATGGCTGTTTCATCGGAAGACAAAGGCAAAGTTCGTGCATTGGAAATTGCAGTTTCCCAGTTGGAGAAACAATTTGGCCGCGGTACATTGGTACGGCTTGGCGACGACACTTTCCGTGAGGGAGTGCAAGTTATACCGACAGGAAGTCTGTCGTTGGATATAGCCACCGGCGTCGGCGGTTTTCCTCGAGGCCGCGTTGTTGAAATTTTTGGCCCCGAATCTTCCGGTAAAACGACCTTAGCGCTCCATGTGGCTGCAAGTGCCCAAAAAATCGGCGGCATTGCCTGTTACATTGATGCCGAGCACGCCTTGGATCCTTCCTTTGCCCAAAAAATTGGCGTCGACATTGACAACTTACTCGTATCTCAGCCGGACACGGCGGAACAGGCTCTTGAAATTTGTGAGAGTCTTGTACGCAGCAATGCCGTTGATGTCATTGTTGTGGACTCCGTCGCTGCGCTGGTACCCAAAGCGGAGGTTGAAGGCGAGATGGGCGATAGTCATGTGGGCTTACAGGCACGCTTAATGTCTCAGGCGCTGCGCAAACTTACAGCGGTTATCAGCCGCTCCAAGACCTTATTAATTTTTATTAATCAAATTCGCGAAAAGATTGGTGTCATGTTTGGCAGCCCCGAAACGACTACGGGCGGCCGTGCCTTAAAATTTTACTCCAGTATGCGTTTGGATATTCGCCGTATTGGAGGACTCAAAGATCGCGAGGACAATGTAGGGAACCGTGTTCGCGTGAAAGTGGTCAAAAATAAAGTGAGCGCTCCTTTTCGTCAGGCCGAGTTTGATATTTTATTTGATGAAGGTATCAGCCGTGAAGGGGATATCTTGGACATGGCTGTTGAAGACAAACTCATCATGAAAAGTGGCGCTTGGTTTTCTTATGAGGGCGAGAACTTGGGTCAGGGCAGAGAAAATACGCGCCAATACTTGCGCGCTCATCCGGAGATCATTTCGAAACTCCATGACCAAATCCTGACCAATAGAAATCTGCCCTGGGCAGCCAATT